One part of the Streptomyces ferrugineus genome encodes these proteins:
- a CDS encoding type I polyketide synthase, with the protein MRAVDADVLRRVIAERVASWHGSAAEDVPMDRQLAELGMSSRDAVALAGELSRVTGCELPPTLLWEAPTGEALVARLCGTAPGPAPLVMAPGAPGEPVAVVGVGCRLPGGVHGPGDYWRLLCQGGDAVRRVPEDRWRDFTAFPPADAHPYGGYLDDIAGFDADFFRITPREAAVMDPQQRILLEVVHEALDHAAVPAASLAGTATGVFVGVSAPEYGQLTGADPAAVDPWAPAGAALSVTAGRLAYVLDTRGPCLAVDTACSSSLVAVHHACVSLRAGESETAIAAGVNLLLSPAVTVAFERAGVLAPDGRCKPFSAAADGIGRGEGCAAVVLKRLSHAERDGDRVLAVIRTTAVNSDGRSNGLMAPNPAAQRALLETAYARAGLTPAHVDFVEAHGTGTPLGDPIEAGALASVLGGGRDPDQPLLLGSVKGNLGHLESAAGIAGLVKTVLALHHDVIPPSPHCADGSALGDDRLRVVTEPEPWPRYGGTATAGVSGFGFGGTNAHAVLEEWRPVGPSPTSADEPAVRLHLLSDADAERVRDTAARVADWLDTSAAHPADIARTLAGRTGRGPVRAAVAARDRAELADALRALAAGRPDGRVVTGDRDLVGRGGTVWVFSGYGCQWPGMGRRLLEEEPAFAAAVEKLDPQLAAECGGLSLYDHLTSGTGLDRLETAQPLLFGVQLALAELWRSYGVEPAAVIGHSMGEVAAAVCAGALDVSDGARVIAVRARLLSGLRGGAMAVVDLDDSELGRLEEDFPGVHVAVHSSPRQKVVTGEEAAVGRLVRRLEKEGRAARSMRVVGAGHSPQVDALLPELADGLAGVTGRRPRLPVYSTVLDDPRGTSTFDAAHWVANLRRPVRLDRAVAAAAADGHTAFLEISPHPVLAGAVTDSAPGSLALATLRRDADGSAAFAAQLGALYAAGQRLPLPPGRVVDVPGPRWRHARYWWTDGRTWAGTASAAGLTGARAGGLADQASATEGTAHPGPDPSPLLARLSHHIAAVSGHPPARVTPDTALADLGLDSLMAVRVRTALEREFRIELPLRDLLGAATVADAADRVERALPQSAGGVCPRPLRATGSRPPLFLVHAAGGPTTVYRTLTERLGADQPVFGLDRIEQARTVPDKARRYAEAVTAAHPDGPVLLGGWSFGGFVAQETARQLAEAGRDVRLLVLIDSVRPLVDPGPAPADRVRAHFEGFAAHVADAYGVRLELPYDDLVAMDDDEHRIDAVLKALSAAADVPGAALEHQRASYLDLRIGEAHRPGRYDGRVVLYRATDPAPHTVRDPAYERDDEALGWDEVCPDLEVVRVPGHHLALLDPPYVDEIAAHLGRVLDPHAPSP; encoded by the coding sequence ATGAGGGCCGTCGACGCGGACGTGCTGCGGCGGGTGATCGCCGAGCGGGTGGCCTCGTGGCACGGTTCGGCGGCCGAGGACGTTCCGATGGACCGGCAGCTCGCGGAGCTCGGCATGTCGTCGCGGGACGCGGTCGCGCTGGCCGGGGAGCTGTCCCGGGTCACGGGGTGCGAGCTGCCGCCGACGCTGCTGTGGGAGGCGCCGACCGGTGAGGCGCTGGTGGCGCGGCTGTGCGGTACGGCCCCCGGACCCGCGCCGCTCGTCATGGCGCCCGGCGCGCCGGGAGAGCCCGTCGCGGTCGTCGGCGTCGGCTGCCGGCTGCCCGGCGGGGTGCACGGGCCGGGCGACTACTGGCGGCTGCTGTGCCAGGGCGGGGATGCCGTTCGGCGGGTGCCGGAGGACCGTTGGCGCGACTTCACCGCCTTTCCGCCCGCCGACGCGCATCCGTACGGCGGCTATCTCGACGACATCGCCGGGTTCGACGCGGACTTCTTCCGCATCACGCCGCGCGAGGCCGCGGTGATGGACCCCCAGCAGCGGATCCTGCTGGAGGTCGTCCACGAGGCGCTCGACCACGCCGCCGTCCCGGCCGCGTCCCTCGCGGGAACGGCCACGGGCGTCTTCGTCGGCGTCTCCGCGCCGGAGTACGGCCAGCTCACCGGCGCCGACCCGGCCGCCGTCGACCCGTGGGCGCCGGCCGGCGCGGCCCTCAGCGTCACCGCGGGCCGGCTGGCGTACGTCCTGGACACGCGCGGGCCCTGCCTGGCCGTGGACACCGCGTGCTCCTCCTCGCTGGTCGCCGTGCACCACGCCTGCGTCAGCCTGCGGGCCGGCGAGAGCGAGACGGCGATCGCGGCCGGGGTCAACCTGCTGCTGTCGCCGGCCGTCACCGTCGCCTTCGAGCGGGCGGGCGTCCTCGCGCCCGACGGGCGCTGCAAGCCGTTCTCGGCCGCCGCCGACGGCATCGGGCGCGGCGAGGGCTGCGCGGCCGTGGTCCTGAAGCGGCTGTCGCACGCCGAGCGGGACGGTGACCGGGTGCTCGCGGTGATCCGTACGACGGCCGTCAACTCCGACGGGCGGTCCAACGGGCTGATGGCCCCCAATCCGGCAGCGCAGCGGGCCCTGTTGGAGACCGCCTACGCGCGGGCCGGGCTCACCCCGGCGCACGTCGACTTCGTCGAGGCGCACGGCACCGGCACCCCGCTCGGCGACCCGATCGAGGCGGGTGCGCTCGCCTCGGTGCTCGGCGGCGGCCGCGACCCCGACCAGCCGCTGCTGCTCGGCTCCGTCAAGGGCAACCTCGGTCACCTGGAGTCGGCCGCGGGCATCGCCGGCCTGGTCAAGACGGTGCTCGCCCTCCACCACGACGTCATCCCGCCCTCCCCGCACTGCGCGGACGGCAGCGCGCTCGGCGACGACCGGCTGCGGGTGGTGACCGAGCCCGAGCCGTGGCCCCGTTACGGCGGCACGGCCACCGCCGGGGTCTCCGGGTTCGGCTTCGGCGGCACCAACGCCCACGCCGTCCTGGAGGAATGGCGTCCCGTCGGCCCCTCGCCGACGTCGGCCGACGAGCCCGCCGTCCGGCTGCACCTCCTCTCCGACGCCGACGCCGAGCGGGTGCGCGACACCGCCGCCCGGGTCGCCGACTGGCTGGACACCAGCGCCGCGCACCCGGCCGACATCGCCCGCACCCTCGCCGGACGCACCGGCCGGGGACCCGTACGCGCCGCCGTGGCCGCCCGCGACCGGGCCGAACTCGCCGACGCGCTGCGTGCACTGGCGGCCGGGCGGCCGGACGGGCGGGTCGTCACCGGCGACCGTGACCTCGTCGGCCGGGGCGGCACGGTGTGGGTCTTCTCCGGCTACGGCTGCCAGTGGCCCGGCATGGGGCGCCGGCTCCTGGAGGAGGAGCCCGCGTTCGCCGCCGCCGTGGAGAAGCTCGACCCGCAGCTCGCCGCCGAGTGCGGCGGACTGTCCCTGTACGACCACCTGACGTCCGGCACCGGCCTGGACCGCTTGGAGACCGCCCAGCCTCTGCTGTTCGGGGTCCAGTTGGCGCTCGCGGAACTGTGGCGTTCGTACGGTGTCGAGCCCGCGGCCGTGATCGGTCACTCCATGGGCGAGGTGGCCGCCGCCGTGTGCGCGGGCGCCCTCGACGTGTCGGACGGCGCGCGCGTCATCGCCGTACGCGCCCGGCTGCTGAGCGGACTGCGGGGCGGGGCGATGGCCGTCGTCGACCTCGACGACTCCGAACTCGGGCGCCTCGAAGAGGACTTCCCGGGGGTCCACGTCGCCGTGCACTCCTCTCCCCGGCAGAAGGTCGTCACCGGGGAGGAGGCGGCGGTGGGCCGGCTGGTGCGGCGGCTGGAGAAGGAGGGCCGGGCCGCCCGGTCCATGCGGGTCGTCGGCGCCGGGCACTCCCCGCAGGTCGACGCGCTGCTGCCGGAACTCGCCGACGGGCTGGCCGGTGTGACGGGACGCCGGCCGCGGCTGCCCGTGTACTCCACCGTCCTGGACGACCCGCGCGGTACGAGCACCTTCGACGCCGCCCACTGGGTCGCCAACCTGCGGCGGCCGGTTCGCCTGGACCGGGCCGTCGCGGCGGCAGCGGCCGACGGTCACACCGCCTTCCTGGAGATCTCCCCGCACCCCGTCCTCGCGGGCGCCGTCACCGACTCCGCGCCCGGCTCCCTCGCCCTGGCCACACTGCGCCGCGACGCCGACGGATCGGCCGCGTTCGCCGCACAACTGGGCGCGCTGTACGCGGCCGGACAGCGCCTGCCACTGCCGCCCGGCCGGGTCGTCGACGTACCCGGGCCGCGCTGGCGTCACGCGCGGTACTGGTGGACGGACGGGAGGACGTGGGCGGGAACCGCGTCGGCTGCGGGGCTGACGGGTGCCCGGGCCGGCGGCCTCGCGGACCAGGCGAGCGCCACCGAGGGCACCGCGCATCCAGGTCCGGATCCCTCCCCGCTCCTGGCCCGCCTCAGCCACCACATCGCCGCCGTCAGCGGCCATCCGCCGGCCCGCGTCACGCCGGACACCGCCCTCGCCGACCTCGGCCTCGACTCGCTGATGGCGGTCCGCGTCCGTACGGCCCTGGAGCGCGAGTTCCGTATCGAGCTGCCCCTGCGCGACCTGCTCGGCGCCGCCACCGTCGCCGACGCCGCCGACCGCGTCGAGCGGGCGCTTCCCCAGTCGGCCGGTGGCGTGTGCCCGCGTCCCCTACGCGCCACCGGCTCCCGTCCTCCCCTGTTCCTCGTGCACGCCGCCGGGGGACCGACCACCGTGTACCGGACGCTCACCGAGCGACTCGGCGCCGACCAGCCGGTGTTCGGACTCGACCGGATCGAGCAGGCCCGCACCGTGCCGGACAAGGCGCGGCGGTACGCCGAGGCTGTCACCGCCGCGCACCCCGACGGGCCCGTCCTGCTGGGCGGCTGGTCCTTCGGCGGCTTCGTCGCCCAGGAGACCGCCCGGCAGCTCGCCGAGGCGGGACGGGACGTACGGCTGCTGGTGCTCATCGACTCCGTACGCCCGCTCGTCGACCCCGGCCCGGCGCCGGCGGACCGGGTCCGGGCGCACTTCGAGGGCTTCGCCGCCCACGTGGCCGACGCCTACGGGGTCCGGCTGGAGCTGCCGTACGACGACCTCGTGGCCATGGACGACGACGAGCACCGTATCGACGCCGTGCTGAAGGCGCTGAGCGCGGCCGCCGACGTGCCGGGCGCCGCGTTGGAGCACCAGCGCGCCTCCTACCTGGACCTGCGGATCGGCGAGGCGCACCGCCCCGGCCGGTACGACGGGCGCGTGGTCCTCTACCGGGCGACCGACCCCGCCCCGCACACCGTGCGCGACCCCGCCTACGAGCGGGACGACGAGGCGCTGGGCTGGGACGAGGTGTGCCCGGACCTGGAGGTCGTCCGGGTGCCCGGCCACCATCTGGCGCTGCTCGACCCGCCGTACGTCGACGAGATCGCCGCCCATCTGGGCCGGGTGCTCGACCCGCACGCCCCATCCCCCTGA
- a CDS encoding fatty acyl-AMP ligase → MDSRRPPLTPACQTLPQCVRHWAEVAPERRAFTFVDHPAPHSRGVHRTLTWRRLDLRVRALAARLAEVAEPGARIALPCPQGVEYVTGFLGVLAAGMVAVPLYPPGLPGHADRLAGVLADARPAAVVTTSRARQEVRDFLAGVAGGRDRTPVVCVDEVADDDARGWRPADPDDAATTAYLQYTSGSTRAPAGVEITHANVVANARQALTAYGADAHPVTCVGWLPLYHDMGLVLSVAAPVVRGLLSVLMDPAAFLHEPVRWLRLLGAHPRAVSAAPNFAYDYCASAVTDAQKADLRLDGVTALINGSEPVRPGTADRFHAAFADQGLAPTTHCPSYGLAEATVFVSAARPGAPLGRFALDRDALAAGKALPARPDDPRAVLLAGCGTPAGQRVRIADPAGRAVLPEGEVGEIWVQGPNVGRGYWNRAEESERVFGAGFADTGDAPDGRWLRTGDLGAVLDGQLLVTGRLKDLVIVDGRNHYPQDLEATAQDAHPAVRRDRLAAFAVPGAAGERVVIVAEHVRTATLTALDVPAVARAVRGAVSARHGLRLDDVVLVPPGTVARTSSGKVSRALTRGRYLEGAYTGGAEVGAGGAPLDGTTAGETSRTDARPNDLPVTETSTRRTSPTDPATRHTPATDRATRHAALPSSAADDTAEAAG, encoded by the coding sequence ATGGACAGTCGCCGCCCCCCGCTCACGCCCGCCTGCCAGACCCTGCCCCAGTGCGTGCGGCACTGGGCCGAAGTCGCCCCGGAACGCCGGGCGTTCACCTTCGTCGACCACCCCGCGCCGCACTCGCGCGGCGTCCACCGCACGCTGACCTGGCGGCGCCTGGACCTGCGCGTGCGCGCGCTCGCCGCCCGGCTCGCCGAGGTCGCGGAGCCGGGGGCGCGGATCGCGTTGCCGTGTCCGCAGGGGGTGGAGTACGTCACCGGGTTCCTCGGGGTGCTGGCCGCCGGGATGGTGGCCGTACCGCTGTATCCGCCGGGCCTGCCGGGGCACGCGGACCGGCTGGCGGGAGTCCTGGCCGACGCGCGCCCGGCGGCCGTCGTGACCACGAGCCGGGCCCGGCAGGAGGTGCGGGACTTCCTGGCGGGGGTGGCGGGCGGACGGGACCGGACGCCGGTCGTCTGCGTCGACGAGGTGGCCGACGACGACGCCCGGGGATGGCGCCCGGCCGACCCGGACGACGCCGCGACCACCGCCTATCTCCAGTACACCTCCGGTTCGACCCGCGCCCCGGCCGGAGTGGAGATCACCCACGCCAACGTCGTCGCCAACGCCCGCCAGGCGCTGACCGCGTACGGCGCCGACGCCCACCCCGTGACGTGCGTGGGCTGGCTGCCGCTCTACCACGACATGGGGCTGGTGCTCAGCGTGGCCGCGCCGGTGGTGCGCGGGCTGCTGTCGGTGCTGATGGACCCGGCCGCCTTTCTGCACGAGCCCGTGCGCTGGCTGAGGCTGCTCGGCGCGCATCCGCGTGCCGTGAGCGCCGCGCCCAACTTCGCGTACGACTACTGCGCGTCCGCCGTCACCGACGCCCAGAAGGCGGACCTCCGGCTCGACGGGGTCACCGCGCTGATCAACGGCAGCGAGCCGGTGCGCCCCGGCACGGCCGACCGCTTCCACGCCGCCTTCGCCGACCAGGGGCTCGCGCCCACGACGCACTGCCCCTCGTACGGGCTCGCCGAGGCCACCGTCTTCGTCAGCGCCGCCCGGCCCGGCGCACCGCTCGGCCGTTTCGCCCTGGACCGCGACGCGCTCGCCGCCGGGAAGGCGTTGCCCGCGCGGCCCGACGACCCCAGGGCCGTGCTGCTGGCCGGCTGCGGGACCCCGGCGGGGCAGCGCGTCCGCATCGCCGACCCCGCCGGTCGGGCCGTCCTGCCCGAGGGCGAGGTCGGCGAGATATGGGTGCAGGGTCCCAACGTCGGGCGCGGTTACTGGAACCGGGCGGAGGAGAGCGAGCGGGTCTTCGGGGCCGGGTTCGCGGACACCGGGGACGCGCCGGACGGCCGTTGGCTGCGCACGGGTGACCTGGGCGCGGTGCTGGACGGGCAACTGCTCGTCACCGGCCGCCTCAAGGACCTCGTCATCGTCGACGGCCGCAACCACTACCCGCAGGACCTGGAGGCCACGGCTCAGGACGCGCACCCGGCCGTACGACGGGACCGGCTCGCCGCGTTCGCCGTGCCCGGGGCCGCGGGGGAGCGGGTCGTGATCGTGGCCGAGCACGTGCGCACCGCGACCCTGACCGCCCTGGACGTACCGGCTGTGGCCCGCGCCGTACGCGGCGCCGTCTCCGCCCGGCACGGCCTGCGGCTGGACGACGTCGTACTCGTCCCACCGGGGACGGTCGCCCGCACCTCCAGCGGCAAGGTGTCGCGTGCGTTGACGCGGGGGCGGTATCTGGAGGGGGCGTATACGGGGGGTGCCGAGGTGGGGGCGGGCGGCGCGCCGCTGGACGGCACGACGGCGGGCGAGACGTCCCGCACCGACGCACGACCCAACGACCTGCCTGTCACCGAGACGAGCACGCGGCGGACGTCACCGACCGACCCGGCCACGCGGCACACCCCTGCCACCGACCGGGCCACGCGGCACGCCGCACTACCCTCCTCCGCCGCCGACGACACCGCGGAGGCCGCAGGATGA
- a CDS encoding acyl-CoA carboxylase subunit beta — protein MAGGTAGRIADLGCREERAVRGGGTSRRGEFGARERIERLVDKGSFSETGLFVRARPTGDGGRRPYGDGVVTGYGTVDGRRVCVFAQDSSVFGGSMGEAFGEKTVALMDLALKTGCPVVGLNDSGGARIQEGVASLALYAELVRRNVQASGVIPQISVVLGPCAGGAAYSPAITDFTVMVDGASHMFVTGPDVIEAVTGERATAEELGGARTSNAVNGNAHFLAADEQDALDVVRDLLSYLPANNLERPPEYAPGGAPDGALLDSVVPDRIGQAYDMREILRAVVDDGELLDVQELFAPNIICALARVEGQSVGVVANQPLHAAGVLDIDASEKAARFVRFCDAFGIPLLTFADVPGYLSGVRQERGGIIRRGAKLLYAYAEATVPKVTVVVRKAYGGGYAVMGSKHLGADINLAWPTARIAVMGAEGAVGVLHRRELAAADDPEALRTRLVAAYEETHGTPYLAAERGYVDGVIAPRDTRDHISRALRALRGKRAPLPQRRHGNIPL, from the coding sequence GTGGCCGGAGGCACCGCCGGGCGCATCGCCGATCTGGGCTGCCGCGAGGAGCGGGCGGTACGGGGCGGCGGGACCAGCAGGCGGGGGGAGTTCGGCGCCCGGGAGCGGATCGAGCGGCTGGTCGACAAGGGGTCCTTCAGCGAGACCGGGCTGTTCGTGCGGGCCCGGCCGACCGGCGACGGCGGCCGGCGCCCCTACGGCGACGGTGTCGTCACCGGGTACGGCACCGTCGACGGGCGCCGGGTGTGCGTCTTCGCCCAGGACTCCTCCGTGTTCGGCGGGAGCATGGGCGAGGCGTTCGGCGAGAAGACCGTCGCCCTGATGGACCTCGCCCTGAAGACCGGCTGCCCGGTCGTCGGGCTCAACGACTCCGGCGGCGCCCGCATCCAGGAGGGCGTCGCCTCGCTCGCCCTCTACGCCGAGCTGGTGCGCCGCAATGTGCAGGCGTCCGGGGTGATCCCGCAGATCTCCGTGGTGCTGGGGCCGTGCGCGGGCGGAGCCGCCTACTCGCCCGCGATCACCGACTTCACGGTGATGGTCGACGGCGCCTCGCACATGTTCGTCACCGGCCCCGACGTCATCGAAGCCGTCACCGGCGAGCGGGCCACCGCCGAGGAACTGGGCGGCGCCCGCACCAGCAACGCCGTCAACGGCAACGCGCACTTCCTCGCCGCCGACGAGCAGGACGCCCTGGACGTCGTACGCGATCTGCTGTCGTATCTGCCCGCGAACAACCTGGAGCGGCCCCCGGAGTACGCGCCCGGGGGCGCCCCGGACGGGGCCCTGCTCGACTCGGTCGTCCCGGACCGGATCGGGCAGGCCTACGACATGCGGGAGATCCTGCGGGCGGTCGTCGACGACGGTGAACTCCTCGACGTGCAGGAGCTGTTCGCGCCGAACATCATCTGTGCCCTGGCCCGCGTCGAGGGGCAGTCGGTCGGCGTCGTCGCGAACCAGCCGCTGCACGCCGCCGGCGTCCTCGACATCGACGCCTCCGAGAAGGCCGCGCGCTTCGTGCGGTTCTGCGACGCGTTCGGGATCCCGCTGCTGACCTTCGCCGACGTGCCGGGCTATCTGTCCGGCGTACGGCAGGAGCGGGGCGGCATCATCCGGCGCGGCGCCAAACTGCTGTACGCCTACGCCGAGGCGACCGTCCCCAAGGTCACGGTCGTGGTGCGCAAGGCGTACGGCGGCGGGTACGCCGTGATGGGCTCCAAGCACCTGGGCGCCGACATCAACCTCGCCTGGCCCACCGCCCGTATCGCGGTGATGGGCGCCGAGGGCGCGGTGGGCGTCCTGCACCGACGTGAACTGGCCGCCGCCGACGATCCCGAGGCGCTGCGGACCCGACTGGTCGCCGCGTACGAAGAGACCCACGGCACGCCCTACCTCGCCGCCGAACGCGGCTACGTCGACGGCGTCATCGCGCCCCGCGACACCCGCGACCACATCAGCCGCGCGCTGCGCGCCCTGCGCGGCAAACGCGCGCCCCTGCCGCAGCGCAGGCACGGCAACATCCCGCTCTGA
- the glmM gene encoding phosphoglucosamine mutase, which yields MGRLFGTDGVRGVANADLTAEMALGLSVAAAHVLAEAGTFEGHRPTAVVGRDPRASGEFLEAAVVAGLASAGVDVLRVGVLPTPAVAHLTGSLGADLGVMLSASHNAMPDNGIKFFARGGHKLADELEDRIEAVYEAHRHGEPWERPTGSGVGRVRSYDEGFDEYVGHLVGVLPNRLDGLKVVLDEAHGAAAGVSPEAFTRAGAEIVTIGAEPDGLNINDGCGSTHLDKLKAAVLEHRADFGVAHDGDADRCLAVDHTGEEVDGDQILAVLALAMRERSALRADTVVATVMSNLGFKLALEREGLKLVQTAVGDRYVLEEMKEHGYALGGEQSGHVIILDHATTGDGTLTGLLLAARVAETGRTLRELASVMERLPQVLINVPDVDRSRVASSAELAAAVAEAERELGETGRVLLRPSGTEPLVRVMVEAADIDQARSVAGRLADSVKSALG from the coding sequence GTGGGACGACTCTTCGGCACGGACGGCGTGCGTGGCGTCGCCAACGCGGATCTGACGGCCGAGATGGCGCTCGGTCTGTCCGTGGCGGCGGCGCACGTACTGGCCGAGGCGGGCACCTTCGAGGGCCATCGGCCGACTGCGGTGGTCGGACGGGACCCGCGCGCGTCCGGGGAGTTCCTGGAGGCCGCCGTGGTGGCCGGTCTGGCGAGCGCGGGTGTCGATGTGCTGCGGGTCGGCGTGCTGCCGACGCCCGCCGTCGCCCACCTCACCGGCTCGCTCGGCGCCGACCTCGGCGTCATGCTCTCCGCCAGCCACAACGCCATGCCCGACAACGGCATCAAGTTCTTCGCCCGCGGCGGCCACAAGCTCGCCGACGAGCTGGAGGACAGGATTGAGGCCGTGTACGAGGCCCACCGCCACGGTGAGCCCTGGGAGCGGCCGACGGGCTCGGGCGTCGGGCGCGTGCGGTCGTACGACGAGGGCTTCGACGAGTACGTCGGCCATCTCGTCGGCGTCCTGCCCAACCGGCTGGACGGGCTGAAGGTCGTCCTCGACGAGGCGCACGGCGCGGCGGCGGGGGTGTCGCCGGAGGCGTTCACCCGGGCCGGGGCCGAGATCGTCACCATCGGTGCCGAGCCGGACGGGCTCAACATCAACGACGGCTGCGGATCCACGCACCTCGACAAGCTCAAGGCCGCGGTCCTCGAACACCGTGCCGACTTCGGCGTCGCGCACGACGGGGACGCCGACCGGTGCCTCGCCGTGGACCACACCGGCGAGGAGGTGGACGGCGACCAGATCCTGGCCGTCCTCGCGCTGGCCATGCGGGAGCGGTCCGCGCTGCGGGCCGACACCGTCGTGGCGACCGTGATGTCCAACCTCGGGTTCAAGCTGGCGCTGGAGCGCGAGGGCCTGAAGCTGGTGCAGACCGCGGTCGGTGACCGGTATGTGCTGGAGGAGATGAAGGAGCACGGCTACGCCCTCGGCGGCGAGCAGTCCGGGCATGTCATCATCCTCGATCACGCCACGACCGGTGACGGCACCCTGACCGGGCTGCTGCTGGCGGCGCGGGTCGCGGAGACCGGACGGACGCTTCGGGAGCTGGCGTCCGTCATGGAGCGGCTGCCGCAGGTGCTGATCAATGTGCCGGACGTGGACAGGTCGCGGGTCGCGAGCTCGGCCGAGCTCGCCGCCGCCGTCGCCGAGGCGGAGCGGGAGCTGGGGGAGACCGGCCGGGTGCTGCTCCGGCCCTCCGGTACCGAGCCGCTGGTGCGGGTCATGGTCGAGGCCGCGGACATCGATCAGGCCCGGTCGGTGGCGGGGCGGCTGGCCGACTCGGTGAAGTCCGCGCTCGGGTAG
- the rpsI gene encoding 30S ribosomal protein S9, with protein MAETTAEQPLEELDIDSYTTESEVPVEGEYTSESLGSRFGEPQPAAGLGRRKNAIARVRIVPGSGKWKINGRTLEDYFPNKVHQQEVNEPFKVLELEGRYDVVARIAGGGVSGQAGALRLGVARALNEADIDNNRGPLKKAGFLKRDDRAVERKKAGLKKARKAPQYSKR; from the coding sequence GTGGCCGAGACCACTGCCGAGCAGCCGCTCGAAGAGCTTGACATCGACAGCTACACCACCGAGTCCGAGGTTCCGGTGGAGGGTGAGTACACCTCCGAGTCCCTCGGCTCGCGCTTCGGTGAGCCCCAGCCCGCCGCCGGCCTGGGTCGTCGTAAGAACGCCATCGCGCGCGTTCGCATCGTGCCGGGTTCCGGCAAGTGGAAGATCAACGGGCGGACGCTCGAGGACTACTTCCCGAACAAGGTGCACCAGCAGGAGGTCAACGAGCCGTTCAAGGTTCTTGAGCTCGAGGGTCGCTACGACGTCGTCGCCCGTATCGCCGGTGGCGGTGTCTCCGGTCAGGCCGGTGCGCTCCGTCTCGGTGTCGCCCGCGCGCTGAACGAGGCCGACATCGACAACAACCGCGGCCCGCTGAAGAAGGCCGGCTTCCTCAAGCGCGACGACCGTGCGGTCGAGCGCAAGAAGGCCGGTCTGAAGAAGGCCCGCAAGGCCCCGCAGTACAGCAAGCGCTAA
- the rplM gene encoding 50S ribosomal protein L13 — protein sequence MRTYSPKPGDVTRQWHVIDAQDVVLGRLATTAATLLRGKHKPIYAPHVDAGDFVIIINADKVHLSGNKRTQKMAYRHSGYPGGLRSVRYDELLDKNPEKAIEKAVKGMLPKNTLGRQMLSKLKVYKGDQHPHGAQQPQPYEITQVAQ from the coding sequence GTGCGTACGTACAGCCCCAAGCCCGGCGATGTGACGCGCCAGTGGCACGTCATCGACGCCCAGGACGTTGTCCTGGGTCGTCTCGCCACCACTGCTGCGACGCTCCTCCGGGGCAAGCACAAGCCGATCTACGCCCCGCACGTCGACGCTGGTGACTTCGTCATCATCATCAACGCCGACAAGGTGCACCTCTCCGGCAACAAGCGGACCCAGAAGATGGCGTACCGCCACTCCGGCTACCCGGGTGGTCTGCGCTCCGTCCGTTACGACGAGCTCCTCGACAAGAACCCCGAGAAGGCCATCGAGAAGGCCGTCAAGGGCATGCTCCCCAAGAACACTCTGGGCCGTCAGATGCTCTCGAAGCTGAAGGTCTACAAGGGTGACCAGCACCCGCACGGCGCGCAGCAGCCGCAGCCGTACGAGATCACCCAGGTCGCGCAGTAA
- a CDS encoding NlpC/P60 family protein: MAGKKKSRPVVTGLVLLALVGTSGYLTLELRKQDEQGVTEVRNVGVLEGGRSTGGSTATGKETWSRLENPERSVLRGSDGQIKAVFTDGARTATLTGPARTFQEPTSTASKVSTTDWVRLMPEPWKKGAEGQKWFKDWYAEYKDSKEDDVFAFAFQYVAGAPEKKDAQGTVYAGDANFGPLNTSGAEGGDLRLEQSDFYDYLGVQYPFRDGVVGQPEGARARSIDCSGFIRMVLGYRARFPLMSSDNSGDGLPRTANGMARSKVGVDILPLAGVTAKDRPSAIDQLQPGDLAFFKLDTRTGERLDHVGMVLGHDTEGHLIFVSSREEVNGPTIGDVGGVSRLDGNGYYAKTLRSAKRL, translated from the coding sequence ATGGCAGGGAAGAAGAAGTCGCGGCCCGTCGTCACGGGCCTGGTACTGCTGGCACTCGTCGGTACCTCCGGCTACCTCACGCTGGAGCTGCGCAAGCAGGACGAACAGGGCGTCACCGAGGTGCGCAACGTCGGCGTCCTGGAGGGCGGCCGCAGCACCGGCGGCTCGACGGCCACCGGCAAGGAGACCTGGTCCCGCCTGGAGAACCCGGAGCGGTCCGTGCTGCGCGGGTCCGACGGCCAGATCAAGGCCGTGTTCACGGACGGCGCGCGCACCGCGACGCTGACCGGTCCGGCCCGCACCTTCCAGGAGCCGACCTCGACCGCCTCCAAGGTCAGCACCACCGACTGGGTGCGGCTGATGCCGGAGCCCTGGAAGAAGGGCGCGGAGGGGCAGAAGTGGTTCAAGGACTGGTACGCCGAGTACAAGGACAGCAAGGAGGACGACGTCTTCGCGTTCGCCTTCCAGTACGTGGCCGGCGCGCCGGAGAAGAAGGACGCGCAGGGCACCGTCTACGCCGGTGACGCGAACTTCGGTCCGCTGAACACGAGCGGGGCCGAGGGTGGCGACCTGCGTCTGGAGCAGTCCGACTTCTACGACTACCTCGGGGTGCAGTACCCCTTCCGGGACGGTGTCGTGGGGCAGCCGGAGGGTGCGCGGGCCCGTTCCATCGACTGCTCGGGCTTCATCCGCATGGTGCTGGGCTACCGGGCCCGCTTCCCCCTGATGTCCTCGGACAACTCCGGCGACGGGCTGCCGCGCACCGCCAACGGCATGGCCCGCTCCAAGGTGGGCGTCGACATCCTGCCGCTCGCCGGCGTCACGGCGAAGGACCGGCCGTCCGCCATCGACCAGCTCCAGCCGGGTGACCTCGCCTTCTTCAAGCTCGACACCCGCACCGGCGAGCGGCTCGACCACGTCGGCATGGTCCTCGGCCATGACACCGAGGGGCACCTGATCTTCGTGTCGAGCCGCGAGGAGGTCAACGGGCCCACCATCGGCGACGTCGGCGGCGTGTCCCGGCTCGACGGCAACGGCTACTACGCGAAGACGCTGCGGAGCGCGAAGCGCCTGTAG